CCCTGGGGgttgtttttgttgaattttttcaaatattgtgCCTTGGTGAAAGAGGTGAAGGGTTTTTTTACATGGTTTTTGCAATGTACCCTTGAAATTGTTTGCAAgctatttttcaatttaatggtTGGTAtcttaattcaatttatatggatttaatttgaaattcacTTTCTAAGAAGAAAGAACTTGCAAAGAACTTGTAATTTGAAATTCACTTTCAAAGAACTTGAACCAAATAGGAGAAAGAACTTGTCATCGCGCACATATTCACCGCAATACCCTACTGTTTACATATAACTCTCCTAGTTCTTGGCCTCATACTGAGCTGGCAGTGAGATGTTAGAGATGACTGAGTTGGCAGTGAGATGTTACACATGTAACTCTCCTAGTTCTTGGCATCATACTGAGACGTTAGTTAGTAGTGGTGGTTTGTGAAATTTGTTATATAGAGGAGTGGAATGGAGAGAGAAGGTAAGAAAAGTTAAATTGTGTTGTTGGCAGAGAATTTGCATATTCTCTGAGCAAACAGAGCCGGCCGAATGGTAAGGCCACTAGAGCAAGCAATTTAGGCCCccttcaaaacaaaattttttatttaataaaaaaggcctcaatttttttcttcttaatttaaagaaaaaggCGTCACATGTTgatattgttaaaattaaaatggataaaatcttatataaataaaataaaacattttatttttgttgtaaattatttaatacttagTATTTAAAAGTAGTATGGATaagagaaatattagttataaattgaaaaattatgagACAAAAAGTGAGCACATTGCTCATattagaaatattagttataaattgagaaatcatgagACAAGTAATGAACATATAGTTAACATGAGTTATTGAAGTGCTACAATGTATACacactattttcttcttcaactaaaatatgaaaatttttacATGAGTTCTTGATATTGCCGTAGAACTGCTGTAATGTCTTATTTCATTTGttgaaaaaatatagagaaaatatatttgaaaatgacattaattatgctaaagaaaatttatatttattaaataaaatattaataatttatttattaaattttgaaaagaccctatataataattttactttagGCCTCATAACGTGTTGAGCTAACCCTGCTGAGGAGTTTAGCTTTGGGGTAGTTAGGGAGGTTGTTTCCTACTACATTTCATCATGTTTTCATCAATAATATCAGTATTCCCAGAACTTTCATTCCCTGCACTTGCTTAATTTGTACTGTTTGATTACCTTAAATTTTGGTCTGCAATGGTAGAGAAGAGCATTAGGTGATTTGTTAAATCCTTACTTTATTTTGCTTCTTTTGTATAAGCAGTTTCACTTGAAATTGGAATTTAATCGGAAATGGCAGGTAGAGGATGGGGAGGGGGACGTGGACGAGGGGGAGGCTTTTCAACATATGTCCCACCATTGCCATTTGTACTTTTTCCTGAGGTAACATATTTAGGACATGGTTGGTTAAACCACGTAGTTAACCGCTTATTTTATTGTATAGTGCTTATAAATCAGCTATGTGTTTGTTTGAATTAACTTAATTGAGCTTATCCATTAGCAATAGCACTTGTGAGACTGATTGAGAGAGCTTTTAGAAACAACTTATGCCATGTTCATAAGCTATTTTTCGTTAATTTCCTTTAAGTTTTCTAGGATAACTTATTAAAACAACTTATATCTTAGATGAAACtattttgactttattttattttttatcataaaataaaaatagcttATACACAAGCACTTATATGATAAACGTTTATGCTATAAGCATTTAATTAAGTTGTGTATCCAAATAAGATATAACTCTATAACAAAAGATTAACTATAGTCATTGTTTGTATGCAAGctataaactgttttcataagctaACCTGGAGAGCTTATTGAAAAAAACAGGTTATGGACATTTCATAAGCTCTTGCAAACAAACTCACAAGTGCTTGTTCTTGCAGATAAACTCGAATAAGTCCATTCAAACAAACCCTTATATATGCATGATGCATTCATAACTTTGTTCTTTGCACTCTCTATTCTCTACACCAGTTCCTTTTTGTTAAGTCTTTAAGGCCATATTGGATGTAATTCTTCGTCTGAAAACAAATACATACATATTGGCTGACTTAATTTTTCCACTCAATAATCCTTCACTGATACGAAGGGGATAGACACAGGCTTTGTTTAGTAAAAGTGGCAAATGAAAAATAAGATAGCTGATAACGAATAACAGATAAGCTATAAATTAGCATATTGAATTTGAAGTGTTTGGTAAATTTAACTATAAGTATATAACAACataaaactatattttgattaatatttaattttttccgATTAAGATAATGAGAGTAAAACTGAGAGAAAAGATGATACGCAATAAGCTACTTGATGTAGTATCTTAAAAGATTCTATAAGCTTGTGAGTTAATCTTTACTAAATATCTCTACTTTGATCATACGAGCTTATATGCTATAAGCTAGTGGTTTGGCCTTGCAAACAATGCTATAGTCTAAATCTAATGAGCAATagacaaaacattatttttctgatttttcaaaaaaaggcCTTCAATTATAAATGTTCAAGACCTCATAACTATTTCTGTGTCAGAAGGTTGCAAGCAAAAGGGTTGACTGTTTCTAAGTTTCTTCATTaagtatatattaatatttatacatTATAATTAACCGTTTGCTGCTTAATGCTCATCTTTATCAATTTGATGCTACAGGATGTTAAGTTGGAGGAGCCTAAACTCAATGAATTTGATGAGAGTATGAAAATGTTGCTTAGGAAAGGACACATGTATGACGCTTATATGAAAGTGTCTCCTTATATTGTAGAGGATGCAGACTTAAAAAAAGGTATCAATTCAATTGTCTTttatgtgatatatatatatatatatatatatatatagagagagagagagagagttacGAAATATGACTTCAATGCAGAATTATAGAGTAAACTGCAATTTGGTCCTCTAAAAATTTGGATATGGCTACATTAGTCAACTACATTTTTTGTTGTCATCAAACTAGTCtctcaaagattaaaatttgACCATGTTAGTTATCCAAAGAATTTACCACCAAATTTGTTCGTCAAACACGGATAGTTCTTAACAAATTTGAATTGAAGTCGGAGGGACTCATTTGGTGATAATGTCTTTTGGAGAACTATTATGGTGATACTTACATTTTTGAGAGACTAatttgttaacaaaaatatttagagGACAAATATGGTGACACCCTAGTCATTGGAGGGCCAAATTTAAGATTTATTCCATAATTGTATTATTGTCTCACGTGACTTGATGATACATTAAAGGCCATTTACTTTGTTAAAAcatttcttgtttttatttcttaaaatttgtgtttattttacgTTGATAAGAGACTCTTGAAGATAACCGTTGTTATGGAGAGAAGATGAAATGTTAGTTGACGAAGATGCATTTCTGTAAATAAGGAAAATAGTTTTTTTGACATTATCATGGTTTCTAAAAATGTAGACAATTGTTCACTTCAAAAatctcttatctctttattaacaaaagtaaaatgaaacaaatgttagaaaatgaaaacagaaaatgtttTCAGAAAGTAAACAGCCCTTAAGTATACTTCTCTCATTGTAAAGATCATTTGGAATGAGCAGGTTTACACCATCAAAAGCTATACGTAttgcttttaaaatattttcaatgctTGAATAGCACCATATATATTCCTAAATGTCTGGTTCCTCCCTTCCCTAACAACTTTACTagctttttttgttttattgtcaGGGCGCAAAAGAATGCACATAGAAAGATTTTCTGACAGGAAGAAATCTATGTTTTCTCGTGATTCTCtatcacaaattttaaatttcaatgcATTTCCTAAGGAGTTGGTTCAAGGTGTGAACAATGGAATGCGCTTTTGGGGCAGTGGTTATGTTTTTTGTAGAAAAATACTTCTACTTTTCTTTATGCATTTTAGGTTCCTGATAACAAATGATTTAGTCCCAAATTGGTGATTTCAGGCACATCTAAGGGAATGCCAAGCAGGAAAAAATTTCGATGGAACCCCGAGGCTGGTGATTTCACGtgacctttttatttttattttgctaagcTGTTACTTATTAGTTATCTGCAAATATGATTAagttattcaaattttaatgaCAGAACGGGGTTTGTCTTCCTTATTAGATCCTGCTCTTTTTGAAGAGTTTTATGAAATTTTCATTGCGTAAGAGTCGCACATATGTCATTCTTTTGAGCATTGAGCATTCTACGTTCACATGGTTTCGCCATTCTAGTCTAGTCTACATTATCACGAGATACTATCCGTTTTATGAGGCAGATCTCTGCTTACTTATAATAATGATATAGCCTTCATATTTTTCCTTAGACTTATGAAGATGTTTCTGTGGCAGAGGCAAAAAAACTGGCATTTTTTGAAGAACTAGAGAAGAAGTTTGAGGTAGAGCACCTATGCCTATAAttatttcctttgtttttttcaTGTTAACAAGACAGGGTTAAAATTTCCAATCATTTTTGGATCCGTAATTGATTAAGTGTGAATTACGAACTATTAGTGTTACGAGATATAAATATGGTGATTGTGATTTTCTgagttcttaattttttttattatatttcctcacaattatattttttaatgacaaaTTTTAGTATAGTTGGTATTTTGTTGGGGGTAGGGATTGTGTCATCCTCCTTCTTATCACTCAAAATCTTAACTCTCCTGCCTCAACCATGAAGccaataaattaacaatatttaGTCTCTAACCAACACGTATATGGTGTAATAAGTTACCAAACAACCTTAGTTTAATACTTCAACAACCACCTGTCCACCCTTGCTGTGTTCACCATTGCCATTACTATTGCAACCATCTTTGTCACTCTACATCAACACCATTTTGTTGTTATTACAGGCGATGTGCCGGTGTCTATACACTTAATTATTCCCTTTCCAATGCTAACAGTTATCACCAGTGTTATTAACTGTGAGAGCTGCCACCAGTATGGCAATATGATTGCCACTACTATCCATTAGAGTCATTGCCATCTCTGCTAGATCAGTACACTTCATGGAGCATTAAACCCTAGATCATTAATTTTGGTAGTAAACTGCTTTTGCTTTATTCATATTGTTTGGTAACCTCCATTTTGTCCAGTAAAGTCCAATATGTTGATGATTCTTCCACTTTTAGGGGCGACAGGATAAAGCTGATAAGGAAAAAAAAGATGGTGaaagtgaagatgaagatgaaaatgctGAGGATAAGGAGCCTGAAGAAGATCTTAGCGACGATGATTATAATCAGGTTCCACTCTATCCTCTAGTTTGACGTGTTAATTTTACCATTCCTGAACTTGTGAAAAGAATATGTTGCTTTTGTAAGGCTCACCCAGTAAtatcttcaaattgaagttgctagaatataagaaaatatctcATAATATTATGTCAGAGTTGTCCATTTTGTATATTGGTGTTCCAAAATTGCCCAATAAAAATGAGAAATTCACTTTTGCTTACCCAATTCGTAGCAGAATCCACTTAATTCACACCAGAGTTTGAAGGAAAACAACCTGGTACCGAGTAGCATAACATAATCCATTagttttatgaatattataatacttatttaattataaattcaaaCAATTCATCACAGTTCTAATGAAAGACTAAATAAGAAAATTGGCAAAATAAAGGAACTTGAAATGTTTAATAGATTAAGAAGCATCCTTAATGGAATACTGATATAGCTCATGAAGAGCTGCCAGGCTCAGATGGGAAATTAAGTCATGGCATACGTGACAACCCTAAGGTTCGGAGAGTTCATTCTAGAAGTAATAGGAGGAAAGGTGCTAAGGTGGTAGTGACAGGAGATACCTTTTGTTAATTCTGTTGAAAATCATGAGTAAAGAACAATAGCTCTCTCTGTTGGAGCCCTGCTTTGTGGCAGTAGCCATTGGTCTGCTGTAAACCTTTTCAATCAATACTCAACCTCTGTCTATCTTCTTTAATTCTCTCTTTTACTGTGACTTTGAATATTTGGTATTACTGGTTTCTATCAAACATTAGgctacataaaataaattacacatACTACATGTCATTTCTTTTCCAAATATTACACATACTACATGTCTGTTAGaaggaaaataaattataaaacaagATTCATGAAAGGTTTTATCTATCTTTGTCTTGCTCTGAGATTTCTGAAGTTCTCTTCAAGAGTTTAGACTAAGACTATATTAAACATGGCATTTCTGAATTTCTCTTTAAGAGTGTACACATACTTCCTTTGAACATCAGATGGTAAATAAACTTATTTCAGCATTCAATGTAAATTGTTTGTAAAATTGGATTTTAGAAGATGCTTAATTTGACATGGTGCTGGTATAAGGGAGTAATGCGTGGCAATGGCATCATGTAATTTATCAGCAGTTTGGGGCTGATGGTAGCAGTTTGAAGTTTGAAGAGTTATTTCACTTTTTCGTGgcatttgatatattattctCGGATATGAAGCATACATTTGCTAAGCATTGTTTCTGTTTGTGTTAAAAGGAGGACTAACTAAATCAATATCTTGCAGAATGAATATTTTGATGACGATGAAGATGATTATAATGATGTAGAAGAGGGGAATGGTATTGTCACTTTACTGGTTCAATgcatttttcattcattttatcATATCCTAATACAAATTTCAACTGTGACCTGTTTTAGTGCAATCAACTATTATGTAATATAcgtatattttcatttattgcAGATGAAGATGTCttttaagatatctctatgGGGAATGATTGATTGTTTACTCATCCTGTGACTGCTTCTATACTAGCATGGAATATACTTGACCTCTatattaacttatttaatttaattacatcAATGTTTACTTTCTTGTAAATCCTTTGTTTAACTTTCTGCATGAGCAGAAGAAATGTATTTGATTGAGATGTTTAATAagttaatatttgtttttagtgAGATTTTATTGATGAAAActcttcttttatttctttcacatGCTTTTACCTCTTTTTCCTTTCTCTGCATAGATTCCCATTCCCTCTCTTTATTTCACTTATTAATGATATATTACTTTTCtgtaaaaaaattacacatacaacatgaaaattaaaaaattattagttataAGTAAGTCATATTTTATGcattttatatgtaaataaagaaaaaagaacacatgtattttttatatgctCCAACAAATTGTGTCTATGATGGTTAATTGTTTTGCTAATGTTCTATATATTATActctggattttttttttttgtaaattattagATTACGAACACCGAGTCTATCTTTATTTTA
The genomic region above belongs to Cicer arietinum cultivar CDC Frontier isolate Library 1 chromosome 4, Cicar.CDCFrontier_v2.0, whole genome shotgun sequence and contains:
- the LOC101495880 gene encoding uncharacterized protein isoform X5, translated to MAGRGWGGGRGRGGGFSTYVPPLPFVLFPEDVKLEEPKLNEFDESMKMLLRKGHMYDAYMKVSPYIVEDADLKKGRKRMHIERFSDRKKSMFSRDSLSQILNFNAFPKELVQGTSKGMPSRKKFRWNPEAEAKKLAFFEELEKKFEGRQDKADKEKKDGESEDEDENAEDKEPEEDLSDDDYNQNEYFDDDEDDYNDVEEGNDEDVF
- the LOC101495880 gene encoding uncharacterized protein isoform X4; its protein translation is MAGRGWGGGRGRGGGFSTYVPPLPFVLFPEDVKLEEPKLNEFDESMKMLLRKGHMYDAYMKVSPYIVEDADLKKAFFVLLSGRKRMHIERFSDRKKSMFSRDSLSQILNFNAFPKELVQGTSKGMPSRKKFRWNPEAEAKKLAFFEELEKKFEGRQDKADKEKKDGESEDEDENAEDKEPEEDLSDDDYNQNEYFDDDEDDYNDVEEGNDEDVF
- the LOC101495880 gene encoding uncharacterized protein isoform X1, producing the protein MNAWLCQTIRNIFPLSELEIGRGWGGGRGRGGGFSTYVPPLPFVLFPEDVKLEEPKLNEFDESMKMLLRKGHMYDAYMKVSPYIVEDADLKKAFFVLLSGRKRMHIERFSDRKKSMFSRDSLSQILNFNAFPKELVQGTSKGMPSRKKFRWNPEAEAKKLAFFEELEKKFEGRQDKADKEKKDGESEDEDENAEDKEPEEDLSDDDYNQNEYFDDDEDDYNDVEEGNDEDVF
- the LOC101495880 gene encoding uncharacterized protein isoform X3 translates to MNAWLCQTIRNIFPLSELEIGRGWGGGRGRGGGFSTYVPPLPFVLFPEDVKLEEPKLNEFDESMKMLLRKGHMYDAYMKVSPYIVEDADLKKGRKRMHIERFSDRKKSMFSRDSLSQILNFNAFPKELVQGTSKGMPSRKKFRWNPEAEAKKLAFFEELEKKFEGRQDKADKEKKDGESEDEDENAEDKEPEEDLSDDDYNQNEYFDDDEDDYNDVEEGNDEDVF
- the LOC101495880 gene encoding uncharacterized protein isoform X2 — its product is MKGHSIYESIGEPVGRGWGGGRGRGGGFSTYVPPLPFVLFPEDVKLEEPKLNEFDESMKMLLRKGHMYDAYMKVSPYIVEDADLKKAFFVLLSGRKRMHIERFSDRKKSMFSRDSLSQILNFNAFPKELVQGTSKGMPSRKKFRWNPEAEAKKLAFFEELEKKFEGRQDKADKEKKDGESEDEDENAEDKEPEEDLSDDDYNQNEYFDDDEDDYNDVEEGNDEDVF